A window of Lysobacterales bacterium genomic DNA:
ACACCTACACCTATGCGGTGCTCGGTGAGCTGGCCGCGTGGGTCGTCGGCTGGGCACTCGTGCTCGAATACGCGGTGGCGGCGGGTGCCGTCTCGGTGGGTTGGTCGGGCTACATGCACGGGATCCTCTACCAGATCGGCATCCAGCTGCCCCCGGGCCTCATGGCTGGGCCGTTCGACACGATCACGGTCAATGGGGTCGAGCAGGCCGGCACCTTCAATGTGCTGGCCGCCGGATGCGCTCTGATGATCACCGGCCTGCTCATTCTCGGCACCTCGAAGAGCGCGGCATTCAACGCCTTCCTCGTGGTGATCAAGCTGGTGGCGCTCGGCATCTTCATTGCCATCGCGCTGCCGGCCTTCGACGGTGCCAACTTCGCGCCCTTCATGCCCAACGGCTTCTGGGCGAATGAGCGCGAGGTCGGCGGCAGCCTGCTGACGGTGGGCGTCACAGCCGCTGCGGCGACGATCTTCTTCGCCTATGTCGGCTTCGACGCGGTGTCGACCGCCGCCGAAGAAACCAAGAATCCGCAGCGCAACATGCCTATCGGCATCCTCGGCTCGCTGGGAGTCTGCACCCTGATCTACCTGCTGGTCGCCGCTGCCGCCACCGGCGCGATGGGCGCGCAGCCCGACGGCGCACTCGCCAACTCGAAGGAGCCCCTGGCCCTGGTGCTGCGCGAGCTCGGCTTCCCGTGGATCGGCACCGTGGTCGCGGTGGCTGCCGGCCTCGCCCTGCCCTCGGTCGTGCTGATGATGCTCTACGGCCAGACCCGCATCTTCTTCGTGATGTCCCGCGACGGCCTGCTGCCGGAGCGGCTCTCCAAGGTGCACCCGAAGTACCACACGCCGCACATCATCACGATGATCACCGGCACGGCCGTTGCGCTGTTCGCCGGCATGTTCCCGGTGCGCATGCTGGCCGACATCTCCAACTCGGGCACGCTGTTCGCCTTCGCGATGGTCGCCGCTGCGGTGTTGATCCTGCGCCGCACCGAGCCGAACCGCCCGCGCGCCTACAGGGTGCCGATGGCGTGGCTGATCTGCCCGCTGGCGATCTTCGGCTGCCTGTTCCTGTTCCTGAACCTGTCCGGGCACACCGAGCTGCTGTTCCTCGGCTGGACCGCCCTCGGGCTGGTGGTGTATTTCCTGTACGGCTACCGCAAGAGCCAGCTGGCTCGCAGCGCGTAACCCCCGCCGAAGGCGTCGTTTAGCAGGCTGTTGAAAAACAGCCTGCTAGTCCGGCCAGGGATGGCCGGAACGACCAAGCAAGCGCGTAAGCGATTGCTTGTTCGTGAGGCGGTACGGACCTGCGCCGGACCGCCGACTTGAAAGACTCCCCGGAAGGGAGTTTTTCAACAAGCTGCTAGAGCCGTGTTGCCCTGGACTTCGACGCCCCCGCGCGCATGTCGCTCAACGGACTCCGGGTCTACAGCAGACACCCGGGATCGTCCGAAGGCGGGGCGAGAGACCTCTGCGGCCCGCAGCCGCTGTCAGACGCGCGCCGCAGTGGCGCGCCCTGACGAGGCCGAGCGCGCTGGCTCGCGAGAGGCCCGGAGGCTCGCGCACTGATGGGGCAACTCGCGCCCAGCGAAGCCCGCGCTACGACTCGTTTGTCCTGTTCACTTGCTCTTTGGCCCCGTTGCCACGATGGCCGTCGGCCATCAACGGCAGACCTGCAGCCCGAGCCGCCGTGAGCGCGTTGAAATCCTGGCAGCGACGCTCAGTGGCTCAGCGCACGATCAACAGCGGCACCTTGGTGAGTGAGAGCACGGCGCTGACCGTACTGCCGAGCAGCAGGCCGGTCAGCGCGCCGTGGCCGTGCGAGCCCATCACCACCAGGTCGAATGCCCCGGCGTTGGCGTGCTCGGCGATCTGCCGGCCAGGCGCACCGACGCAGGTGACTTCGGTGGCCTGCAGCTGCGCGGCCGCAAGCATCTCTCGCGCTTTCGCCAGCGCTGCGTCGTGCTCCTGCTGGTAGTAGCTGTGCAGAATCTCGCCGCCCACCGCGCTCGCCGCGCGCGGCGGCGCCGACAGCGCAACGTGAATCAGGGTGATCGCGGCGGGCTTGCTGAGCCGCCCATTGAGTTCCAGCGCGTGTGCAAGCGCGGCCTCACCGAAGTGGCTGCCGTCGACGGCGACGAGAATTCGCATGGCTTTTGGTCTCCTTTGGACACAGGTTGTGAAGTCGCGAGCGTATCAGCCCGGCACGGCCCGAACTCGCACGCTCCGAAGCGCACATCGCCCCCGCGCAGCAGCACGCGGAAGCTCAGTTTCTGAACCCTCTCGGCCGGCAACGGCCAGCCACTGCAAGCCCCGAGGCCGCGCGGAAAAGCCCGAACCAGACCCACGAACGAGTGCGCCGCCACTGCGCCCTGTATCGCCGTCTTCCAGCCGATGCAGGATCACCGGATCGCGGCTCGCGTGCTTGCCCGGCCGGATCACCCGCCGGGCACGTAGTACAAAGGCGAGTCCGGGCCCAGGGGCGCACCGATCAGCACCCATGCCACCAGCATGGCGGTCCACACCAGACCGATCACGATCGAGTACGGGACCATCAGGGCGATCAGGGTTCCCAGCCCGGCGCTGGCGCGGTACTTCTGGAAGACCGCGAGGATGATCAGCAGGTAGGAGTTCAACGGAGTAACGATGTTGACCACGGAATCACCGATGCGGTAGGCCGCTGTGGTCAGCTCCGGGCTCATGCCCACGATCATGAACATCGGGATGAAGATCGGCGCCAGCACGCCGAACTTGCTGAGCATGCCGCTCATCGCGAAGTCGCCGAAGACCACCACCAGCACGAAGGCGATCACCAGGCCCCAGATCGGCAGGTCGGCCTCGAACAGAAAGCTGCCGCCGGCGTAGGCGAGCATGCGATCAAGGCCGCTGTAATTCAGATACGCGCTGAACTGGGCCAGGAAGAACAGCATCACCAGCACCGGCACGATGCTTTTGACGCCGTGATTCAGTGCATCAGCCAGGTCCTGCTGACCCCGCAAGGCACCCGTGCTGAGGCCATACGCGATGCCCGCCATTAGGAACAGGATGACGATCGCGGGCACGATCACGTGCGACCAGCGCGGGCCCGGCGACTCGCGCAGACGCGGTGCGCCCTCGGCGGTAATCACCAGCGGCGAGTCCGTCAGAACGGTCGCGCCGCTCGCCGCCGCGCTGCCCTCCGGCTGCACTGCGATGCTCGTTTCGGTCAGCGCGCGAGCATTCGGCAGGCTGGGTTGGCCGTAGCCGTACAGAGGCATGCCGGGCACCAGCACAGCGGTGGCCAGCAGGCCCAGCCCCAGGACCATGCTGGCGAGCGCCATCTTCAGACCACGCGATTCCAGCGGGGTGAGCGCCATCGAGCTGGCGGTGTCGTCCGGGGCGCTGCGCTTGTCGCCGGCGTGCTGTCGCTCAAGGCGCGGCTCAACGATGGCGTCGGTGACGAACCAGCCCGCCGCCATCACCGCGAACACCGAGACGACCTTGAAGAAGTAGTTGTGCAGCATCGACACCGAATAGTCGGGATCGATGACCCGCGCGGCGTCCTGGGCGAAGCCCGTCAGCACGGCGTCGCTTCCGTTCGGGAAGAAGCCCGCACCAAAGCCGCCGGCCACGCCGGCGAAGGCTGCAGCCATGCCGGCGACCGGATGTCGCCCGACCGCGAGGTAGAGCGCAGCGGCCAGCGGCGGAAGAATGATGTAGCCGGCGTCAGAGGCCACCGACGCGGTGGCGCCCAGCATCACCACGGCAGGCGTCAGCAGGCGCTTCGGCGTCAGCATCGCCATAGCGCGCATCAGCGCGGAGAAGAAGCCGAACTTCTCCGCAAGGCCAATGCCCAGCATGGCCACAAAGATCAGGGGCAGCGCCGGCATCAGCGCGAAGTTGCGCAGCGCCGAGGACAGCATCCAGTACACGCCATCGGCCGTGAGCAGCGAGCGCGGCTCAATGGGTGCACCGCTTGCAACGAGATCCAGCTCGGGACGACCGCTGGCATCCAGCACCGGCTGGCTCACGGTGCTTCCATCCGCTTGGACAATCTCCTGCATCTGCAGCACGGGTTTCACCGGCTGCACGCTCCACTGCAGCTGCGAACCCGCAAAGGACAGCAGGACGACCACCAGGGCAAGCAAGGCGAACAGCAGCGCCGGCTCCGGGAGCTTGTTGCCGAGCCATTCGATCCAATCGAGGACTCCGCGGCGCGTGGCGGCGGCAGCGGGCGAAGCGTTGGGGGGCGTTGTGCTCATCGCGTGGAGAGTCCCAGGGAGCTAAGCGGTCAGCTGGGTGCAGACACACGAAGGCCCGCGGCGAACCGCGGGCCTTCGTGCATCCGTCGAGTCAGGTCGGCGTGGCCTGATCCCGCGACTTCCAGAGCGAGTACACCACCCCGCCGAACAGCAGGCCGAAGGTCACGCCAAGGCTGATTTCAGCCGGCACCTTACCGCCGAACAGCCAGTCGCCGAGGAAGATCTTCGAGCCGATGAAGATCAGCACAAAGGCCAGCGCGTACTTCAGGTAGTGGAAGCGATGCACCATCGCCGCCAGCGCGAAGTACAGGGCGCGCAGGCCGAGGATCGCGAAGATGTTCGAGGTGTAGACGATGAAGGGGTCGGGCGTGATCGCGAAGATCGCCGGCACCGAGTCGATCGCGAACACCACGTCGGCGATTTCGACCAGCACCAGACACAGGAACAGCGGCGTGGCGAACCACAGCAGCTTGCCGCCCGGCCCGGCCTGCTTCACGAAGAAGCGCTCGCCGTGCAGCTCCTGGGTGAGGCGCATGCGCTTCTTGAGAAAGCCCAGGATGCGGTTGTTGGCGATATCGGGCTCATCGTCGATCGACATCAGCATCTT
This region includes:
- a CDS encoding universal stress protein; its protein translation is MRILVAVDGSHFGEAALAHALELNGRLSKPAAITLIHVALSAPPRAASAVGGEILHSYYQQEHDAALAKAREMLAAAQLQATEVTCVGAPGRQIAEHANAGAFDLVVMGSHGHGALTGLLLGSTVSAVLSLTKVPLLIVR
- a CDS encoding amino acid permease; translation: MLFWRVKPLDQILENAEKKSLKRQLGALQLTLLGIGAIIGTGIFVLTSVAAQSAGPAMMISFVIAAVVCALAALSYAELASMVPVSGSAYTYTYAVLGELAAWVVGWALVLEYAVAAGAVSVGWSGYMHGILYQIGIQLPPGLMAGPFDTITVNGVEQAGTFNVLAAGCALMITGLLILGTSKSAAFNAFLVVIKLVALGIFIAIALPAFDGANFAPFMPNGFWANEREVGGSLLTVGVTAAAATIFFAYVGFDAVSTAAEETKNPQRNMPIGILGSLGVCTLIYLLVAAAATGAMGAQPDGALANSKEPLALVLRELGFPWIGTVVAVAAGLALPSVVLMMLYGQTRIFFVMSRDGLLPERLSKVHPKYHTPHIITMITGTAVALFAGMFPVRMLADISNSGTLFAFAMVAAAVLILRRTEPNRPRAYRVPMAWLICPLAIFGCLFLFLNLSGHTELLFLGWTALGLVVYFLYGYRKSQLARSA
- a CDS encoding AbgT family transporter; its protein translation is MSTTPPNASPAAAATRRGVLDWIEWLGNKLPEPALLFALLALVVVLLSFAGSQLQWSVQPVKPVLQMQEIVQADGSTVSQPVLDASGRPELDLVASGAPIEPRSLLTADGVYWMLSSALRNFALMPALPLIFVAMLGIGLAEKFGFFSALMRAMAMLTPKRLLTPAVVMLGATASVASDAGYIILPPLAAALYLAVGRHPVAGMAAAFAGVAGGFGAGFFPNGSDAVLTGFAQDAARVIDPDYSVSMLHNYFFKVVSVFAVMAAGWFVTDAIVEPRLERQHAGDKRSAPDDTASSMALTPLESRGLKMALASMVLGLGLLATAVLVPGMPLYGYGQPSLPNARALTETSIAVQPEGSAAASGATVLTDSPLVITAEGAPRLRESPGPRWSHVIVPAIVILFLMAGIAYGLSTGALRGQQDLADALNHGVKSIVPVLVMLFFLAQFSAYLNYSGLDRMLAYAGGSFLFEADLPIWGLVIAFVLVVVFGDFAMSGMLSKFGVLAPIFIPMFMIVGMSPELTTAAYRIGDSVVNIVTPLNSYLLIILAVFQKYRASAGLGTLIALMVPYSIVIGLVWTAMLVAWVLIGAPLGPDSPLYYVPGG